In Triticum urartu cultivar G1812 chromosome 6, Tu2.1, whole genome shotgun sequence, the following proteins share a genomic window:
- the LOC125515464 gene encoding protein N-lysine methyltransferase METTL21A, producing MDYDRLNSPSTSAITLELMGHRLHISQDPNSKHLGTTVWDASMVFAKFLEKNSRKGRFCPSKLKGKRAIELGAGCGLAGLGMALLGCDVVTTDQVEVLPLLMRNVERNKSWIAQSNPDSGSFGSVMVAELDWGNKEHIRAVEPPFDYIIGTDVVYSEHLLQPLLETIIALSGPKTKVLLGYEIRSTTVHEQMMEMWKINFNVKTVSKSKMDAKYQHPSINLYMMDLKASSVPEAGPNGNGNTEEEDDDASNPGEDEDPGVKTEPCTASKEDMDDWEIRRSGAMAARLLKDVRLT from the exons ATGGACTACGACAG GCTGAACTCCCCGAGCACGTCGGCGATCACGCTGGAACTGATGGGCCACCGCCTGCATATTTCTCAG GACCCCAATTCGAAGCACCTCGGCACGACGGTATGGGACGCGTCGATGGTGTTCGCAAAATTCCTG GAAAAGAATAGCAGGAAAGGTAGGTTTTGTCCATCCAAGCTGAAAGGGAAAAGGGCGATCGAGTTAGGAGCTGGTTGTGGTCTAGCCGGGCTTG GTATGGCATTGCTTGGTTGTGACGTTGTTACAACTGACCAGGTTGAGGTGCTCCCGCTGCTCATGAGGAATGTTGAACGCAATAAATCGTGGATTGCGCAGTCTAATCCCGACTCAG GTTCCTTTGGCTCAGTTATGGTTGCAGAATTGGATTGGGGGAATAAAGAACATATCAGAGCCGTTGAGCCTCCATTCGATTACATCATTGGGACTGATGTT GTTTATTCAGAACATCTATTGcaacctctactggagacaattaTTGCACTATCTGGTCCTAAGACGAAAGTACTG CTAGGATACGAGATCCGTTCCACCACTGTCCATGAGCAGATGATGGAGATGTGGAAAATCAACTTTAATGTGAAAACTGTATCCAAGTCAAAG atggatgctaaatatcaacATCCTAGCATAAATCTTTACATGATGGACCTCAAGGCTTCATCAGTCCCTGAGGCCGGACCCAACGGCAATGGGAACACCGAGGAGGAGGATGACGATGCCTCCAACCCAGGAGAAGACGAAGATCCAGGAGTGAAGACTGAACCTTGTACGGCTTCAAAAGAAGACATGGACGACTGGGAAATCAGAAGGTCCGGGGCCATGGCTGCAAGACTTCTCAAGGATGTCAGGTTAACATGA
- the LOC125515463 gene encoding pentatricopeptide repeat-containing protein At1g31430-like — translation MSGGASAPATPAASTPTATRPRLSRFRRAGSAVAAAAPGGFLHLSLLASLRRRPSLQAHAQLLLLGLPLPAHAASRLLRPHLRSGHHLASLRLFLRILRDRPKLRRSLETQAEAVPNSHSLSAALAACAHHASPSPGLSAHAFLVKSGYASDLFVANSLLHFYASFGLPSLARRLFDEMPARDTVSFNTLIGSYANSCCVGDAFGVFKVMVEGRLRPDGWTITALSGACVGLKDLRVAKALHAVAMRALRAAAFQSQQVAIVLVDMYVKCRGLVLARKVFDLAGEKARDVRLWTMMVSGYARSRELEMARALFNEMPEKDLVAWTALIGGFVQFGRSKEALMLFEEMEEAGIEADGVTVVKVLSACIQYCTFDVAKRLHHRVMHNELISTDARLATALVDMYAKHGFIQTAMDVFCGVDDIFKTVELFNAMIGGLAHHNSGEKAIMLFDEMRSLGLHPDKITFTAVLCACSRGALVTQGFEIFNSMVGKYGVEQDIKHYACMADLLARDGRLDDAYRFIQNMPFKANSVVWASLRRECEIHGNMRIGKLAEEELLRFDPSYRPESESLVLSDIFSDGRKQKRSAMVRKVIRLKPKHKRTK, via the coding sequence ATGAGCGGCGGCGCGTCTGCCCCCGCCACTCCGGCGGCATCCACGCCGACGGCGACGAGGCCTCGCCTGTCGAGGTTCCGCCGGGCCGGCAGCGCCGTCGCGGCCGCCGCCCCGGGAGGCTTCCTCCACCTCTCCCTCCTCGCgtccctccgccgccggccctCGCTCCAGGCGCACGCGCAGCTCCTCCTCCTCGGGCTCCCGCTCCCGGCGCACGCCGCCTCGCGCCTCCTACGCCCGCACCTCCGCTCGGGGCACCACCTCGCCTCGCTCCGCCTCTTCCTCCGAATCCTGCGCGACCGTCCCAAACTCCGTCGCTCCCTGGAGACGCAGGCGGAGGCCGTCCCAAACTCCCACTCCCTCTCGGCCGCCCTCGCGGCCTGCGCCCACCACGCGTCCCCCTCCCCCGGGCTCTCCGCCCACGCCTTCCTCGTCAAGTCCGGCTACGCCTCCGACCTCTTCGTCGCCAACTCCCTGCTCCACTTCTATGCGTCCTTCGGTTTACCCTCTCTGGCACGCAGGCTGTTCGATGAAATGCCAGCGAGGGACACCGTATCATTCAACACTCTGATCGGTTCATATGCGAACTCGTGCTGTGTTGGCGATGCTTTCGGAGTATTCAAGGTTATGGTGGAGGGAAGATTGCGGCCGGATGGGTGGACCATCACGGCGTTGTCAGGCGCATGTGTGGGGCTGAAGGATTTGAGGGTGGCAAAAGCGTTGCACGCGGTTGCCATGAGAGCGCTTCGGGCTGCAGCGTTTCAGTCACAACAGGTGGCGATCGTGCTGGTGGACATGTATGTGAAGTGCAGGGGGCTGGTGCTTGCCAGGAAGGTGTTTGATTTGGCAGGGGAGAAGGCAAGGGACGTGAGGTTATGGACCATGATGGTGTCAGGGTATGCCAGGTCTAGGGAGCTCGAGATGGCTAGAGCGTTATTTAATGAGATGCCAGAGAAGGATTTGGTCGCATGGACGGCTCTTATTGGTGGGTTTGTGCAGTTTGGCAGATCTAAGGAGGCATTGATGTTATTTGAGGAGATGGAGGAGGCAGGAATTGAGGCAGATGGAGTCACAGTAGTTAAAGTTCTTTCAGCTTGTATTCAGTACTGTACGTTCGATGTTGCAAAGAGGCTTCATCATCGTGTGATGCATAATGAGCTGATCAGCACAGATGCAAGACTTGCTACTGCCTTAGTTGACATGTATGCCAAGCATGGGTTCATACAGACAGCCATGGATGTGTTTTGTGGTGTGGATGACATATTTAAGACCGTGGAGTTGTTCAATGCTATGATAGGCGGACTAGCTCATCACAATTCTGGTGAGAAAGCTATTATGCTTTTTGATGAAATGAGATCGCTCGGGCTCCATCCTGATAAGATCACTTTCACGGCAGTGTTGTGTGCATGCAGCCGCGGTGCCTTAGTGACACAAGGGTTTGAGATATTTAATTCCATGGTGGGCAAGTATGGTGTAGAACAAGATATTAAGCATTATGCTTGCATGGCTGATCTCCTTGCAAGAGATGGACGGCTTGACGATGCTTACCGTTTTATCCAGAACATGCCTTTCAAAGCAAATAGTGTGGTCTGGGCTTCTCTTAGGAGAGAATGTGAGATCCATGGAAACATGAGGATTGGAAAACTTGCAGAGGAGGAACTACTTCGGTTTGATCCTAGCTACAGGCCTGAAAGCGAAAGCCTCGTCTTGTCTGACATATTTTCAGATGGAAGGAAACAGAAAAGGTCTGCAATGGTGAGAAAGGTTATACGCCTCAAACCTAAGCACAAGCGTACAAAGTAG